One window from the genome of Campylobacter concisus encodes:
- the tatC gene encoding twin-arginine translocase subunit TatC: MFEELRPHLIELRKRLFISIVSVFVCFGICFTFWNPLLAWMSEPLKQVLPAGSNIIFTQIQEPFFTAMKVAFFAGVVIALPIIFWQFWLFVAPGLYDNEKKYVIPFVISASFMFACGAAFCYYVVIPLGFAFLVNFGGQLFTALPSIGEYVGFFAKLLIGFGISFELPVITFFLAKIGLVDDKMLKDYFRYAVVIIFIFAAIVTPPDVISQVLMALPLIGLYGISIIVAKRANKSDDEDEKEEQDSDVASDE, from the coding sequence ATGTTTGAAGAGCTAAGACCCCATTTAATCGAACTTAGAAAGAGACTTTTTATAAGCATAGTAAGCGTTTTTGTCTGTTTTGGCATCTGCTTTACGTTTTGGAACCCACTGCTTGCATGGATGAGCGAACCGCTAAAACAAGTCTTACCAGCTGGCTCAAATATCATATTTACTCAAATTCAAGAGCCATTTTTTACTGCGATGAAAGTTGCATTTTTTGCTGGTGTCGTGATCGCGCTACCTATCATTTTTTGGCAGTTTTGGCTATTTGTCGCCCCTGGACTTTATGACAATGAAAAAAAATATGTGATCCCATTTGTCATCTCAGCTTCATTTATGTTTGCGTGCGGGGCGGCATTTTGTTACTACGTGGTGATTCCACTTGGCTTTGCATTCTTGGTAAATTTTGGTGGCCAGCTCTTTACAGCGCTACCAAGCATTGGCGAGTATGTTGGCTTTTTTGCAAAACTACTTATTGGCTTTGGAATTTCATTTGAGCTACCAGTCATTACATTTTTCTTAGCAAAGATCGGACTTGTCGATGACAAGATGCTAAAAGATTACTTCAGATACGCTGTTGTTATCATCTTTATCTTTGCAGCCATCGTTACACCACCTGATGTGATAAGTCAAGTCTTAATGGCACTGCCACTAATCGGACTTTATGGAATTTCAATAATCGTCGCCAAAAGAGCTAACAAGAGCGACGATGAAGACGAAAAAGAAGAACAAGACAGCGACGTAGCAAGCGATGAGTAA